One Streptomyces sp. R28 DNA window includes the following coding sequences:
- a CDS encoding MraY family glycosyltransferase produces MREYLLTLCVTAAVTYLLTGPVRKFAIVAGAMPEIRARDVHREPTPRLGGIAMFFGLCAGLLVADHLTNLSAVFEKSNEPRALLSGAALIWLIGVLDDKFEIDALIKLGGQMIAAGVMVMQGLTILWLPIPGFGSVALTQWQGTLLTVALVVITINAVNFVDGLDGLAAGMVCIASAAFFLYAYRVWVSYGIEAAAPATLFAAILMGMCLGFLPHNMHPARIFMGDSGSMLIGLVLAAGAISITGQVDPDALKLFAGSEKEAVHQTVPVYIPLLLPLTIIAIPAADLVLAIVRRTWRGQSPFAADRGHLHHRLLEIGHSHSRAVLIMYFWSALIAFGALAYSVNSASMWIVLSVVFLSAIGLALLLLPRFTPRAPRWAEAFVPPRYRRRGAVAEPAATTPQTAATEATADADSLSEEESRTPVVAGVARVNGATAIGARSRFLDRRKAGTSR; encoded by the coding sequence GTGCGTGAATACCTGCTGACGCTCTGCGTGACGGCCGCGGTGACGTATCTGCTGACAGGGCCGGTACGTAAGTTCGCGATCGTGGCCGGAGCGATGCCGGAGATCCGGGCGCGCGACGTGCACCGGGAACCCACTCCGCGGCTCGGCGGGATCGCGATGTTCTTCGGCCTGTGCGCGGGCCTGCTGGTCGCCGACCACCTCACCAACCTCAGTGCGGTCTTCGAGAAGTCCAACGAACCGCGGGCGCTGCTCTCCGGAGCGGCGCTCATCTGGCTGATCGGCGTCCTGGACGACAAGTTCGAGATCGACGCCCTGATCAAGCTGGGCGGCCAGATGATCGCCGCCGGCGTCATGGTCATGCAGGGTCTGACGATCCTGTGGCTGCCCATCCCCGGCTTCGGCTCGGTCGCGCTGACCCAGTGGCAGGGCACCCTGCTGACGGTCGCCCTGGTCGTCATCACCATCAACGCGGTCAACTTCGTCGACGGCCTGGACGGCCTCGCGGCCGGCATGGTGTGCATCGCCTCGGCCGCGTTCTTCCTCTACGCCTACCGGGTCTGGGTGTCGTACGGCATCGAGGCCGCCGCCCCGGCCACCCTGTTCGCGGCGATCCTGATGGGCATGTGCCTGGGTTTCCTGCCGCACAACATGCACCCGGCGCGGATCTTCATGGGCGACTCCGGCTCGATGCTGATCGGCCTGGTGCTGGCCGCGGGCGCGATTTCGATCACGGGACAGGTCGACCCGGACGCGCTGAAGCTGTTCGCCGGCTCCGAGAAGGAGGCCGTGCACCAGACGGTGCCGGTCTACATCCCGCTGCTGCTGCCGCTGACGATCATCGCGATCCCGGCCGCCGACCTGGTGCTGGCGATCGTGCGCCGCACCTGGCGGGGCCAGTCGCCGTTCGCCGCCGACCGGGGCCACCTGCACCACCGCCTGCTGGAGATCGGCCACTCGCACAGCCGCGCGGTGCTGATCATGTACTTCTGGTCGGCGCTGATCGCCTTCGGAGCGCTCGCCTACTCCGTGAACTCGGCGTCCATGTGGATCGTGCTGAGCGTGGTGTTCCTCAGCGCCATCGGCCTGGCCCTGCTGCTGCTCCCGCGCTTCACCCCGCGCGCCCCGCGCTGGGCCGAGGCGTTCGTGCCGCCGCGCTACCGCCGCCGCGGGGCTGTCGCCGAGCCCGCGGCCACCACACCGCAGACCGCCGCCACCGAGGCAACGGCCGACGCCGACTCCCTGTCCGAGGAAGAGTCGCGCACTCCGGTCGTGGCCGGGGTGGCCCGGGTCAACGGCGCGACCGCCATCGGCGCCCGTTCGCGTTTCCTGGACCGGCGGAAAGCCGGAACGTCGCGCTGA
- the atpB gene encoding F0F1 ATP synthase subunit A, whose translation MSDNGCGFPAPGLHSFLFQPIATVGGFEFNKVMLLALITTLLVVTFFTLAFSKAKVVPGKLQMVAEAGYDFVRRGIVYETLGKKEGEKYVPLMVSMFFFIWIMNIWSVIPLAQFPVSSIIAYPIVLAALVWVLWVSLTFKRHGFVGFFKNVTGYDKSLGAVLPLVMFIEFLSNLFVRPFTHAVRLFANMFAGHLMLVMFTVASWYLLNSWMIPAAGVSFVMTVVMILFELFVQAVQAYVFVLLACSYIQGALAEHH comes from the coding sequence ATGTCCGACAACGGCTGTGGCTTCCCGGCTCCGGGCCTGCACTCGTTCCTGTTCCAGCCGATCGCCACGGTCGGAGGGTTCGAGTTCAACAAGGTGATGTTGCTTGCCCTCATCACCACGCTGCTGGTCGTCACCTTCTTCACACTCGCCTTCAGCAAGGCGAAGGTGGTGCCGGGCAAGCTGCAGATGGTCGCCGAGGCCGGTTACGACTTCGTACGCCGCGGCATCGTCTACGAGACCCTCGGTAAGAAGGAGGGCGAGAAGTACGTCCCCCTGATGGTCTCGATGTTCTTCTTCATCTGGATCATGAACATCTGGTCCGTGATTCCGCTGGCCCAGTTCCCGGTGTCGTCGATCATCGCGTACCCGATCGTCCTCGCCGCGCTCGTCTGGGTCCTCTGGGTCTCGCTGACCTTCAAGCGCCACGGTTTCGTCGGCTTCTTCAAGAACGTCACCGGCTACGACAAGTCGCTTGGCGCCGTGCTGCCGCTCGTGATGTTCATCGAGTTCCTCTCGAACCTCTTCGTCCGGCCGTTCACGCACGCGGTGCGACTCTTCGCCAACATGTTCGCCGGCCACCTGATGCTGGTCATGTTCACGGTCGCGTCCTGGTACCTGCTGAACAGCTGGATGATCCCGGCGGCCGGTGTCTCCTTCGTCATGACCGTGGTCATGATCCTCTTCGAGCTTTTCGTGCAGGCCGTCCAGGCGTACGTCTTCGTGCTCCTCGCCTGCTCGTACATTCAGGGCGCTCTCGCCGAGCACCACTGA
- a CDS encoding ATP synthase subunit C, translating into MAATETLAAVTGSLGSIGYGLAAIGPGVGVGIIFGNGTQALARQPEAAGLIRANQILGFAFCEALALIGIVMPFVFGR; encoded by the coding sequence ATGGCTGCCACTGAGACCCTCGCCGCCGTCACCGGTTCGCTCGGCTCCATCGGCTACGGCCTGGCCGCGATCGGCCCCGGCGTCGGCGTCGGCATCATCTTCGGTAACGGCACCCAGGCCCTGGCCCGTCAGCCCGAGGCCGCCGGCCTGATCCGCGCCAACCAGATCCTCGGCTTCGCCTTCTGTGAGGCGCTCGCCCTCATCGGCATCGTTATGCCGTTCGTGTTCGGTCGCTAA
- a CDS encoding F0F1 ATP synthase subunit B has translation MIANLVQLAAEEEQSPLVPPGPELLVGTIAFAIVFFFFWKKLLPNINKVLEERREAIEGGIEKAEAAQVEAQSVLEQYKAQLAEARHEAARLRQEAQEQGATLIAEMRAEGQRQREEIVAAGHAQIEADRKAASSALRQDVGKLATDLAGKLVGESLEDHARQSRVIDRFLEDLEEKAEAAR, from the coding sequence GTGATCGCCAACCTGGTACAGCTGGCGGCCGAGGAAGAGCAGAGCCCGCTCGTTCCTCCTGGCCCCGAGCTGCTCGTCGGCACCATCGCCTTCGCCATCGTGTTCTTCTTCTTCTGGAAGAAGCTGCTTCCGAACATCAACAAGGTTCTGGAAGAGCGCCGCGAGGCGATCGAAGGTGGTATTGAGAAGGCCGAGGCGGCGCAGGTCGAGGCGCAGAGCGTCCTCGAGCAGTACAAGGCGCAGCTCGCCGAGGCCCGGCACGAGGCCGCGCGTCTGCGCCAGGAGGCGCAGGAGCAGGGCGCCACGCTCATCGCCGAGATGCGCGCGGAAGGCCAGCGGCAGCGCGAGGAGATCGTCGCCGCCGGGCACGCCCAGATCGAGGCCGACCGCAAGGCCGCGTCCTCCGCGCTGCGCCAGGACGTCGGCAAGCTCGCCACCGACCTGGCCGGCAAGCTCGTCGGTGAGTCCCTCGAGGACCACGCCCGGCAGAGCCGTGTCATCGACCGCTTCCTCGAGGACCTTGAGGAGAAGGCCGAGGCCGCGCGATGA
- a CDS encoding F0F1 ATP synthase subunit delta produces MNGASREALAAARERLDALTDSTSVNAGQLADELAAVTALLDREFSLRRVLTDPAQAGEAKAELAQRLLAGQVSGEAADLLAGMVRSRWSQSRDLVDALEELASTADLTAAQKAGTLDDVEDELFRFGRIVASNTGLRAALTDRSATASAKGELLRSLLGGRAKATTERLVTRLVTAPRGRSLESGLESLSKLAAERRERMVAVVTSAVQLSGPQKQRLGAALAKLYGRQMHLNLDVDPEVLGGIRVQVGDEVINGSLADRIEDAGRRLAS; encoded by the coding sequence ATGAACGGAGCGAGCCGCGAGGCCCTGGCAGCCGCACGTGAGCGTCTCGACGCGCTGACGGACAGCACGTCCGTGAACGCCGGGCAGCTCGCCGACGAGCTGGCCGCTGTCACCGCGCTGCTCGACCGCGAGTTCTCGCTGCGTCGGGTCCTCACCGACCCGGCGCAGGCGGGCGAGGCCAAGGCGGAGCTGGCCCAGCGCCTGCTCGCCGGCCAGGTCAGTGGCGAGGCCGCCGACCTGCTGGCCGGCATGGTGCGCTCCCGCTGGTCGCAGTCGCGCGATCTGGTGGACGCCCTGGAGGAGCTGGCGAGCACCGCCGACCTCACCGCCGCGCAGAAGGCGGGCACGCTCGACGACGTCGAGGACGAGCTGTTTCGGTTCGGCCGGATCGTCGCCTCGAACACCGGGCTGCGCGCCGCGCTGACCGACCGGTCCGCCACCGCTTCGGCCAAGGGCGAGCTGCTGCGCAGCCTGCTCGGCGGTCGGGCCAAGGCGACCACCGAGCGTCTGGTGACGCGTCTTGTGACCGCGCCGCGTGGACGTAGCCTGGAGTCGGGACTGGAGTCCCTGTCCAAGCTCGCCGCCGAGCGCCGGGAGCGCATGGTGGCCGTCGTCACCTCGGCGGTACAGCTGAGCGGACCGCAGAAGCAGCGCCTCGGCGCCGCCCTCGCGAAGCTCTACGGTCGCCAGATGCACCTCAACCTGGACGTGGACCCCGAGGTCCTCGGCGGAATCCGGGTGCAGGTCGGCGACGAGGTCATCAACGGCTCCCTCGCGGACCGTATCGAGGACGCCGGCCGCCGCCTGGCGAGCTGA
- the atpA gene encoding F0F1 ATP synthase subunit alpha — MAELTIRPEEIRDALETFVQSYKPDAASREEVGTVTLAGDGIAKVEGLPSAMANELLKFEDGTLGLALNLEEREIGAIVLGEFSGIEEGQPVSRTGEVLSVAVGEGYLGRVVDPLGNPIDGLGEVETSARRALELQAPGVMARKSVHEPMETGYKAVDTMTPIGRGQRQLIIGDRQTGKTALAVDTIINQRDNWRTGDPNKQVRCIYVAVGQKGSTIASVRRALEENGALEYTTIVAAPASDPAGFKYLAPYTGSAIGQQWMYEGKHVLIIFDDLSKQADAYRAVSLLLRRPPGREAYPGDVFYLHSRLLERCAKLSDDMGAGSMTGLPIVETKANDVSAFIPTNVISITDGQCFLESDLFNAGQRPALNVGISVSRVGGSAQHKAMRQVSGRLRVDLAQFRELEAFAAFGSDLDAASKAQLERGSRMVELLKQDQYQPMATEDQVVSIWAGTNGKMDEVPVADIRRFEKELLEYLHRKEQGLMTSIKEGAKMSNDTIQAIDDAVAEFKKQFETSDGKLLGEDASPAAK; from the coding sequence ATGGCGGAGCTCACGATCCGGCCGGAGGAGATCCGGGACGCGCTGGAGACGTTCGTCCAGTCGTACAAGCCGGACGCGGCCTCGCGCGAGGAGGTCGGTACGGTCACCCTTGCCGGCGACGGCATCGCGAAGGTCGAGGGTCTGCCCTCGGCCATGGCCAACGAACTGCTGAAGTTCGAGGACGGCACCCTCGGCCTCGCCCTCAACCTCGAGGAGCGCGAGATCGGTGCCATCGTCCTCGGTGAGTTCAGCGGCATCGAGGAGGGGCAGCCGGTCTCCCGTACCGGTGAGGTCCTCTCCGTGGCTGTCGGCGAGGGCTACCTCGGCCGCGTCGTCGACCCGCTCGGCAACCCGATCGACGGCCTCGGCGAGGTCGAGACGTCCGCCCGCCGCGCCCTGGAGCTGCAGGCTCCGGGCGTCATGGCCCGTAAGTCGGTGCACGAGCCGATGGAGACCGGCTACAAGGCCGTCGACACGATGACCCCGATCGGCCGTGGCCAGCGTCAGCTGATCATCGGTGACCGCCAGACCGGCAAGACCGCCCTGGCCGTCGACACGATCATCAACCAGCGTGACAACTGGCGCACCGGCGACCCGAACAAGCAGGTCCGCTGCATCTACGTCGCCGTCGGCCAGAAGGGCTCGACGATCGCGTCGGTCCGCCGCGCGCTGGAGGAGAACGGCGCGCTGGAGTACACGACCATCGTCGCCGCCCCGGCGTCCGACCCGGCCGGCTTCAAGTACCTGGCGCCGTACACCGGTTCGGCCATCGGCCAGCAGTGGATGTACGAGGGCAAGCACGTCCTGATCATCTTCGACGACCTCTCGAAGCAGGCCGACGCCTACCGTGCCGTGTCCCTGCTGCTGCGCCGCCCGCCGGGCCGTGAGGCCTACCCGGGTGACGTCTTCTACCTGCACTCCCGTCTGCTGGAGCGCTGCGCGAAGCTCTCCGACGACATGGGCGCCGGCTCGATGACCGGTCTGCCGATCGTCGAGACCAAGGCCAACGACGTCTCGGCGTTCATCCCGACCAACGTCATCTCCATCACCGACGGCCAGTGCTTCCTGGAGTCGGACCTGTTCAACGCCGGTCAGCGTCCCGCGCTGAACGTCGGTATCTCCGTCTCCCGAGTCGGTGGTTCCGCGCAGCACAAGGCGATGCGCCAGGTGTCGGGTCGTCTCCGCGTGGACCTCGCCCAGTTCCGTGAGCTGGAGGCGTTCGCCGCCTTCGGTTCCGACCTGGACGCCGCGTCGAAGGCGCAGCTGGAGCGCGGTTCGCGCATGGTCGAGCTGCTGAAGCAGGACCAGTACCAGCCGATGGCCACCGAGGACCAGGTCGTCTCCATCTGGGCCGGCACCAACGGCAAGATGGACGAGGTTCCCGTCGCCGACATCCGCCGCTTCGAGAAGGAGCTGCTGGAGTACCTGCACCGCAAGGAGCAGGGCCTCATGACCTCCATCAAGGAGGGCGCGAAGATGTCGAACGACACCATCCAGGCGATCGACGACGCCGTTGCCGAGTTCAAGAAGCAGTTCGAGACCTCGGACGGCAAGCTGCTCGGCGAGGACGCTTCGCCCGCCGCCAAGTGA
- a CDS encoding F0F1 ATP synthase subunit gamma encodes MGAQLRVYKRRIRSVTATKKITKAMEMIAASRVVKAQRKVAASTPYAQELTRAVTAVGTGSNTKHPLTTQAETVTRSAVLLLTSDRGLAGAFNSNAIKAAELLTERLEREGKQVDTYIVGRRGLAHYNFRERKVSESWTGFTDEPTYADAKKVAAPLIEAIETDTAEGGVDELHIVFTEFVSMMTQTALDDRLLPLSLDEVAKEAAPKGEILPLYDFEPSAEDVLDALLPRYVESRIYNALLQSAASKHAATRRAMKSATDNAGELIETLSRLANAARQAEITQEISEIVGGSAALADASWGSDR; translated from the coding sequence ATGGGAGCCCAGCTCCGGGTCTACAAGCGTCGCATCCGATCCGTCACCGCGACCAAGAAGATCACGAAGGCGATGGAGATGATCGCCGCCTCGCGCGTCGTCAAGGCGCAGCGCAAGGTGGCGGCCTCCACGCCGTACGCGCAGGAACTGACCCGCGCGGTCACGGCGGTCGGTACCGGTTCGAACACCAAGCACCCGCTGACCACCCAGGCCGAGACGGTCACCCGGTCCGCGGTGCTGCTCCTGACGAGCGACCGTGGTCTCGCCGGTGCCTTCAACTCCAACGCCATCAAGGCGGCGGAGCTGCTGACCGAGCGCCTGGAGCGCGAGGGCAAGCAGGTCGACACGTACATCGTCGGCCGGCGTGGTCTGGCGCACTACAACTTCCGTGAGCGCAAGGTCTCGGAGTCGTGGACCGGGTTCACGGACGAGCCCACGTACGCGGACGCCAAGAAGGTCGCGGCGCCGCTGATCGAGGCCATCGAGACGGACACGGCCGAGGGCGGCGTGGATGAACTCCACATCGTCTTCACCGAGTTCGTGTCGATGATGACGCAGACGGCGCTCGACGACCGCCTGCTGCCGCTCAGCCTCGACGAGGTCGCCAAGGAGGCCGCGCCCAAGGGCGAGATCCTCCCGCTGTACGACTTCGAGCCGTCGGCGGAGGACGTCCTCGACGCCCTTCTGCCGCGCTACGTGGAGAGCCGTATCTACAACGCGCTGCTCCAGTCGGCCGCCTCCAAGCACGCCGCCACGCGGCGCGCGATGAAGTCGGCCACCGACAACGCCGGAGAGCTGATCGAGACGCTCTCCCGGCTTGCGAACGCGGCCCGCCAGGCCGAAATCACCCAGGAAATCAGCGAGATCGTCGGTGGCTCCGCAGCCCTGGCCGACGCGAGCTGGGGGAGTGACAGGTAA
- the atpD gene encoding F0F1 ATP synthase subunit beta translates to MTTTVETAAATGRVARVIGPVVDVEFPVDAMPEIYNALHVEVADPANAGEKKILTLEVAQHLGDGLVRTISMQPTDGLVRQAAVTDTGTGITVPVGDFTKGKVFNTLGEVLNVDETYDGERWAIHRKAPNFDELESKTEMFETGVKVIDLLTPYVKGGKIGLFGGAGVGKTVLIQEMIYRVANNHDGVSVFAGVGERTREGNDLIEEMSDSGVIDKTALVFGQMDEPPGTRLRVALAGLTMAEYFRDVQKQDVLFFIDNIFRFTQAGSEVSTLLGRMPSAVGYQPNLADEMGLLQERITSTRGHSITSMQAIYVPADDLTDPAPATTFAHLDATTVLSRPISEKGIYPAVDPLDSTSRILDPRYIAQDHYNTAMRVKGILQKYKDLQDIIAILGIDELSEEDKLVVQRARRVERFLSQNTHVAKQFTGVDGSDVPLDESISAFNSICDGEFDHFPEQAFFMCGGLEDLKKNAKELGVS, encoded by the coding sequence ATGACGACGACAGTTGAGACGGCCGCTGCCACGGGCCGCGTCGCCCGGGTCATCGGCCCGGTCGTCGACGTGGAATTCCCCGTCGACGCGATGCCGGAGATCTACAACGCCCTGCACGTCGAGGTGGCCGACCCGGCCAACGCCGGCGAGAAGAAGATCCTGACCCTGGAGGTCGCCCAGCACCTGGGTGACGGCCTGGTCCGGACGATCTCCATGCAGCCCACCGACGGTCTGGTCCGCCAGGCCGCCGTCACCGACACCGGCACGGGCATCACCGTCCCGGTCGGCGACTTCACCAAGGGCAAGGTGTTCAACACCCTCGGTGAGGTGCTGAACGTCGACGAGACCTACGACGGTGAGCGCTGGGCGATCCACCGCAAGGCCCCGAACTTCGACGAGCTCGAGTCGAAGACCGAGATGTTCGAGACCGGCGTCAAGGTCATCGACCTTCTCACCCCGTACGTCAAGGGTGGAAAGATCGGTCTGTTCGGTGGTGCCGGCGTCGGCAAGACGGTGCTCATCCAGGAGATGATCTACCGCGTCGCCAACAACCACGACGGTGTGTCGGTGTTCGCCGGTGTCGGTGAGCGCACCCGTGAGGGCAACGACCTCATCGAGGAGATGTCGGACTCCGGCGTCATCGACAAGACCGCGCTGGTCTTCGGTCAGATGGACGAGCCCCCGGGCACCCGTCTGCGCGTGGCCCTCGCGGGTCTGACCATGGCGGAGTACTTCCGCGATGTGCAGAAGCAGGACGTGCTGTTCTTCATCGACAACATCTTCCGCTTCACGCAGGCCGGTTCCGAGGTCTCGACCCTGCTCGGCCGTATGCCCTCCGCGGTGGGCTACCAGCCGAACCTGGCCGACGAGATGGGTCTCCTCCAGGAGCGCATCACCTCGACCCGTGGTCACTCGATCACCTCGATGCAGGCGATCTACGTCCCCGCGGACGACCTGACCGACCCGGCCCCGGCCACCACGTTCGCCCACCTCGACGCGACGACGGTTCTGTCCCGTCCGATCTCCGAGAAGGGCATCTACCCGGCCGTGGACCCGCTGGACTCCACGTCCCGGATCCTGGACCCGCGCTACATCGCGCAGGACCACTACAACACCGCCATGCGCGTCAAGGGGATCCTGCAGAAGTACAAGGACCTCCAGGACATCATCGCGATCCTCGGTATCGACGAGCTCAGCGAGGAGGACAAGCTGGTCGTCCAGCGTGCCCGCCGCGTCGAGCGCTTCCTGTCCCAGAACACGCACGTCGCCAAGCAGTTCACCGGTGTGGACGGCTCGGACGTGCCGCTGGACGAGTCGATCTCCGCGTTCAACTCGATCTGCGACGGTGAGTTCGACCACTTCCCGGAGCAGGCGTTCTTCATGTGCGGTGGTCTCGAGGACCTGAAGAAGAACGCGAAGGAGCTGGGCGTCTCCTGA
- a CDS encoding F0F1 ATP synthase subunit epsilon, giving the protein MAAELHVALVAADREVWSGQATLVVARTTSGDIGVMPGHQPLLGVLESGPVTIRTSEGGTVIAAVHGGFISFADDKLSLLAEIAELSDEIDVQRAERELERAKAEGDDVAERRAEVRLRAATAR; this is encoded by the coding sequence TTGGCTGCTGAGCTGCACGTCGCGCTGGTCGCCGCCGACCGTGAGGTCTGGTCAGGCCAGGCCACCCTGGTCGTCGCGCGCACCACGTCCGGCGACATCGGCGTCATGCCCGGTCACCAGCCGCTGCTCGGTGTGCTGGAGTCGGGCCCGGTGACCATCCGTACGAGTGAAGGTGGAACCGTCATCGCCGCGGTCCACGGCGGTTTCATCTCGTTCGCGGACGACAAGCTGTCGCTGCTGGCCGAGATCGCCGAGCTGTCGGACGAGATCGACGTCCAGCGCGCGGAGCGGGAACTCGAGCGCGCGAAGGCGGAGGGCGACGACGTCGCCGAGCGCCGCGCGGAGGTCCGCCTGCGGGCGGCGACGGCGCGCTGA
- a CDS encoding DUF2550 domain-containing protein: MVLALTVCGIVVALVVLGLFVFGLRRRLIQRSGGTFDCSLRWDVPEKPDTSGKGWSYGVARYNGDRIEWYRVFSYAYRPRRILERSAIEVAGRRVPDGEEELALLSDAVILTCLHRGTRLELAMSEDALTGFLAWLEAAPPGQRVNVA; the protein is encoded by the coding sequence ATGGTCCTCGCTCTGACTGTGTGCGGAATCGTTGTCGCCCTCGTGGTGCTGGGGTTGTTCGTCTTCGGCCTGCGCCGCAGGCTCATCCAGCGCTCCGGCGGCACTTTCGACTGTTCCCTGCGCTGGGACGTGCCGGAGAAACCCGACACCAGCGGTAAGGGCTGGAGCTACGGCGTCGCCCGCTACAACGGCGACCGCATCGAGTGGTACCGCGTCTTCTCCTACGCCTATCGCCCGCGCCGCATCCTGGAGCGCTCCGCGATCGAGGTGGCCGGCCGCCGGGTCCCGGACGGCGAGGAGGAGCTGGCGCTGCTCTCCGACGCGGTGATCCTCACCTGTCTGCACCGGGGCACGCGCCTGGAACTCGCCATGAGCGAAGACGCGCTGACCGGTTTCCTCGCGTGGCTTGAGGCAGCCCCGCCCGGTCAGCGCGTCAATGTCGCGTAG